One region of Agrobacterium tumefaciens genomic DNA includes:
- a CDS encoding SulP family inorganic anion transporter, which produces MNRFQTYRREWFSNIRGDVLSGIVVALALIPEAIGFSVIAGVDPKVGLFASFAIACVCAFTGGRPGMISAATAATAVLMVTLVKEHGLQYLFAATILMGVLQIAAGFARLGRVMRFVSRSVMTGFVNALAILIFMAQLPELIGVPIATYVMIAAGLAIIYLFPLVTKIIPSPLVAIVVLTCVAVFFGMDIRTVGNLGELPSTLPVFALPQVPLTFETLQIIFPYSAALAAVGLLESLLTAQIVDDMTDTGSNKSRECIGQGTGNIASALIGGMGGCAMIGQSVINVRSGGRGRLSTFVAGAFLLFLILVLDDLVRIIPMAALVAVMIMVSIGTFSWRSILDLSRNPPSSSIVMLVTVGTVLATHDLAKGVLAGVLLSGVFFAGKVSKLFHVRPELVADGRHRIYRVDGQIFFASTESFIAAFDFAEDVETVTIDVTQAHLWDISAVGALDKVVLKFRKTGKTVEVIGVNEASAHMIDRFALHDKQDGATASIH; this is translated from the coding sequence ATGAACAGATTTCAGACTTACAGACGTGAGTGGTTTTCCAATATTCGCGGCGATGTGCTTTCCGGCATCGTCGTCGCACTCGCGCTCATTCCCGAAGCAATCGGCTTTTCCGTCATCGCCGGCGTCGATCCGAAGGTGGGGTTGTTTGCTTCTTTCGCCATTGCCTGCGTCTGCGCCTTCACCGGTGGCCGTCCGGGCATGATTTCCGCGGCAACCGCCGCCACAGCCGTCCTGATGGTGACGCTGGTGAAGGAACACGGCCTGCAATATCTCTTTGCTGCGACCATCCTCATGGGTGTGCTGCAGATCGCTGCGGGCTTTGCAAGGCTCGGGCGGGTGATGCGCTTCGTCTCTCGCTCGGTCATGACCGGCTTCGTCAATGCACTGGCGATCCTGATCTTCATGGCGCAATTGCCCGAGCTGATAGGCGTGCCTATCGCAACATACGTCATGATCGCGGCTGGTCTTGCGATCATCTATCTCTTCCCGCTGGTCACTAAAATCATCCCGTCGCCGCTGGTCGCCATCGTCGTTTTGACCTGCGTGGCGGTGTTTTTCGGCATGGATATCCGCACCGTCGGCAATCTCGGTGAGCTGCCCTCGACACTGCCGGTCTTCGCCCTGCCACAGGTGCCGCTGACTTTCGAAACGCTGCAGATCATCTTTCCCTATTCCGCAGCGCTGGCTGCCGTCGGTCTCCTGGAATCCCTGCTGACGGCACAGATCGTCGACGACATGACGGATACCGGCAGCAACAAGAGCCGGGAATGCATCGGGCAGGGGACAGGCAACATCGCCTCCGCGCTGATCGGCGGGATGGGCGGCTGCGCCATGATCGGCCAGTCGGTCATCAACGTCAGATCCGGCGGCAGGGGCAGGCTCTCCACCTTTGTGGCGGGCGCCTTCCTGCTGTTCCTCATTCTGGTGCTGGATGATCTTGTCCGCATCATTCCAATGGCCGCTCTTGTGGCTGTCATGATCATGGTTTCAATCGGCACCTTCTCGTGGCGTTCGATTCTCGATCTCAGCCGCAATCCACCGTCTTCCAGCATCGTCATGCTGGTAACGGTCGGGACCGTGCTGGCGACCCATGATCTCGCAAAAGGCGTGCTCGCAGGCGTGCTTCTCTCCGGCGTGTTTTTCGCGGGGAAGGTTTCAAAACTCTTCCACGTTCGTCCAGAGCTTGTCGCGGATGGTCGGCACCGCATCTACCGCGTCGATGGGCAGATTTTCTTCGCCTCGACGGAGAGCTTCATCGCCGCCTTCGATTTTGCCGAAGACGTGGAAACGGTCACCATCGACGTCACACAGGCGCATCTGTGGGATATCTCGGCTGTCGGTGCGCTGGACAAGGTCGTGCTGAAATTCCGCAAGACCGGCAAGACGGTCGAGGTGATCGGCGTCAACGAAGCGAGCGCCCATATGATCGACCGTTTCGCCCTGCACGACAAGCAGGATGGAGCGACAGCCTCAATCCACTGA
- the parC gene encoding DNA topoisomerase IV subunit A yields the protein MGKNLVPPSGGDDNIHPVDLKAALEERYLAYALSTIMHRALPDVRDGLKPVHRRIIHAMSEMGIRPNSAFKKCARIVGDVIGKFHPHGDQSVYDALVRLAQDFSQRYPIVDGQGNFGNIDGDGAAAYRYTEARMTDVAALLLEGIGEDAVDFRATYNEEDEEPVVLPGAFPNLLANGASGIAVGMATSIPPHNAHELCDAALHLIKHPDATVEKLVEFIPGPDLPTGGVIIESRENILEAYKTGRGGFRVRAKWETEDLGRGGYQIVITEIPFQVQKSRLIEKIAELLLARKLPLLEDVRDESAEDVRIVLVPKNRTVDATLLMESLFRLSDLESRLPLNMNVLSLGRVPKVMALNEVLSEWLAHRKDVLVRRSRHRLAAIDRRLEILGGLLVAYLNLDEVIRIIREEDEPKQVMMAKWSLTDNQAEAILNMRLRNLRKLEEFEIRKEFDELSSEKAEIEGLLASDEKQWQTVAWEIGEVKKKYAKATEIGRRRTQFADAPDADIEAIQQAMIEKEPVTIVISQKGWIRALKGHMSDTSALTFKEGDGPKLAFPAQTTDKLLLLTTGGKAYTLGADKLPGGRGHGEPIRIMVDMENDQDILTAFVHDPSRKLLLVSTGGNGFIVAESEMVANTRKGKQIMNVAMPDEAKLAVPVTGDHVAVVGENRKLLAFPLSQVPEMSRGKGVRLQRYKDGGVVDVKCFALADGLSWSDTAGRLFTKVGEELREWLADRATVGRTVPKGFPRSGKFGG from the coding sequence ATGGGAAAAAATCTTGTACCTCCGTCAGGCGGAGACGATAACATTCATCCGGTCGATTTGAAGGCGGCGCTTGAAGAGCGCTACCTCGCTTACGCCTTGTCCACGATCATGCATCGTGCGCTGCCGGATGTGCGCGACGGACTGAAGCCGGTTCACCGCCGCATCATCCACGCCATGAGCGAAATGGGCATCCGCCCCAACTCGGCTTTCAAGAAATGCGCCCGTATCGTCGGTGACGTTATCGGTAAGTTCCATCCGCATGGCGACCAGTCGGTCTACGATGCGCTGGTCCGTCTCGCGCAGGATTTCTCGCAGCGTTATCCGATCGTGGACGGGCAGGGCAATTTCGGCAATATCGATGGCGACGGCGCCGCCGCCTATCGTTATACCGAAGCACGCATGACCGATGTGGCAGCGCTGCTGCTCGAAGGCATCGGCGAGGACGCGGTTGACTTCCGCGCTACCTATAATGAGGAAGATGAGGAGCCGGTCGTCCTCCCGGGCGCGTTCCCCAATCTGCTTGCCAACGGTGCCTCCGGCATTGCCGTCGGCATGGCGACGTCCATCCCGCCGCACAACGCCCATGAACTGTGCGACGCAGCTCTGCATCTCATCAAGCATCCGGATGCGACGGTTGAAAAGCTGGTGGAATTCATTCCCGGCCCCGACCTGCCGACCGGCGGCGTGATCATCGAAAGCCGCGAGAACATTCTCGAAGCCTATAAGACCGGGCGCGGTGGTTTCCGCGTGCGCGCCAAATGGGAAACGGAAGACCTCGGACGTGGCGGCTATCAGATCGTCATCACCGAAATCCCGTTCCAGGTGCAGAAATCGCGGCTGATCGAAAAGATCGCCGAGCTGCTGCTCGCCCGCAAACTGCCGCTGCTTGAGGATGTCCGCGACGAATCGGCCGAAGACGTGCGTATCGTGCTGGTTCCGAAAAACCGTACCGTCGACGCGACGTTGCTGATGGAATCGCTGTTCCGTCTGTCCGACCTTGAAAGCCGCCTGCCGCTCAACATGAACGTACTGTCGCTTGGCAGGGTGCCGAAGGTCATGGCGCTGAACGAGGTGCTGAGCGAATGGTTGGCACATCGCAAGGACGTGCTGGTCCGCCGTTCCCGCCATCGTCTCGCGGCCATCGATCGCAGGCTCGAGATTTTGGGCGGCCTGCTGGTCGCCTATCTCAATCTCGATGAGGTGATCCGTATCATCCGCGAGGAGGACGAGCCGAAACAGGTGATGATGGCCAAGTGGTCACTCACCGATAATCAGGCCGAAGCCATCCTCAACATGCGTCTGCGCAATCTGCGCAAGCTCGAGGAATTCGAAATCCGCAAGGAGTTCGACGAACTCAGCAGCGAGAAGGCTGAAATCGAGGGGCTGCTCGCCTCCGATGAAAAGCAGTGGCAGACCGTCGCCTGGGAAATCGGCGAGGTCAAAAAGAAATATGCCAAGGCAACGGAGATCGGCCGTCGCCGCACGCAGTTTGCGGATGCGCCGGATGCCGACATCGAGGCCATCCAGCAGGCGATGATCGAAAAGGAACCAGTCACCATCGTCATCTCGCAGAAGGGGTGGATCAGGGCGCTCAAGGGGCATATGTCCGATACGTCGGCTCTCACCTTCAAGGAGGGCGATGGCCCGAAGCTCGCCTTCCCGGCGCAGACGACCGACAAGTTGCTGCTGTTGACCACCGGCGGCAAGGCCTACACGCTCGGCGCAGACAAGCTGCCGGGCGGTCGCGGCCATGGCGAGCCGATCCGCATCATGGTCGATATGGAGAACGATCAGGACATCCTGACGGCCTTCGTTCACGATCCGTCGCGCAAGCTTCTGCTCGTCTCGACTGGCGGCAACGGCTTCATCGTGGCCGAAAGCGAAATGGTCGCAAATACCCGCAAGGGCAAGCAGATCATGAATGTCGCCATGCCTGACGAAGCCAAGCTCGCCGTACCTGTTACGGGCGACCATGTCGCCGTCGTTGGCGAAAACCGCAAGCTTCTGGCTTTCCCGCTGTCGCAGGTGCCGGAAATGTCACGCGGCAAGGGCGTGCGCCTGCAACGCTACAAGGACGGCGGCGTCGTTGATGTGAAATGTTTCGCGCTCGCAGACGGCTTGAGCTGGTCCGACACGGCCGGGCGCCTCTTCACCAAGGTCGGTGAGGAATTGCGCGAATGGCTGGCAGACCGCGCCACAGTAGGCCGCACCGTACCGAAGGGCTTTCCGCGTAGCGGGAAATTTGGCGGGTAA
- a CDS encoding type II toxin-antitoxin system death-on-curing family toxin, with protein MKKIKWLSRTSIEIIHREQLVEHGGLQGLKDENALEAALARPLHKAAYGEEDALRLASAYLYGIARNHPFSDGNKRTAFLAAYTFLFINGHEIHAEQADVIAFVLDVAAGNIDEDGVYLFLRDHVVPLD; from the coding sequence ATGAAAAAAATTAAGTGGCTGTCCCGAACTTCCATTGAAATAATACATCGGGAACAACTTGTTGAACATGGTGGCCTGCAAGGTCTAAAAGACGAGAACGCACTTGAGGCAGCTTTGGCACGCCCCCTTCACAAAGCCGCCTACGGTGAGGAAGACGCTCTAAGGCTTGCATCCGCCTACCTTTACGGGATAGCCCGCAACCACCCATTTTCAGATGGAAACAAACGAACCGCGTTTCTAGCGGCCTACACCTTCTTGTTCATCAACGGCCATGAAATCCACGCCGAGCAAGCTGATGTCATCGCTTTTGTTCTCGACGTCGCTGCCGGCAACATTGATGAGGACGGCGTTTATCTTTTTCTACGGGACCACGTCGTCCCACTCGATTAA
- a CDS encoding AbrB/MazE/SpoVT family DNA-binding domain-containing protein: MNITIRKIGNSEGIIIPKEVLDRMGLKTGDTLELREVSGNIELVPEQADLSEQLEAARRGMKKYHVALRELAK, encoded by the coding sequence ATGAACATCACAATCCGGAAAATCGGTAATTCCGAAGGCATTATCATCCCAAAAGAAGTCCTGGATCGCATGGGTCTCAAGACGGGTGATACCCTTGAACTAAGGGAAGTCTCCGGGAACATCGAACTCGTCCCTGAACAAGCGGATTTGAGCGAGCAGCTTGAAGCTGCCCGGCGCGGCATGAAGAAATACCATGTGGCGCTGAGAGAACTCGCAAAATGA
- a CDS encoding arginyltransferase, with amino-acid sequence MNTQATPSPQFYLTAPATCPYLPNQMERKVFTHLVGPRASEMNDLLTQGGFRRSQNIAYRPACETCRACVSVRILAEQFQPTKSMRRVLSINKDVVATVHAAEPSTEQFSLFRRYLDHRHQSGGMSDMSALDYAIMIEDTHVNTRIIEYRVREPGSGIDSSKRGELLAVALSDVMSDGLSMVYSFFNPDLEKRSLGTFMIMDHITRTRALGLPHVYLGYWVDGSEKMGYKTRYHPQEHLTPRGWEVYLPAVETAE; translated from the coding sequence ATGAACACGCAGGCGACGCCCTCTCCCCAATTCTATCTTACGGCACCGGCCACCTGCCCCTACTTGCCGAACCAGATGGAGCGGAAGGTTTTCACGCATCTGGTCGGCCCGCGTGCGTCGGAAATGAACGACCTTCTGACCCAGGGCGGCTTCAGGCGTTCACAGAACATCGCCTATCGCCCGGCGTGCGAAACCTGTCGAGCTTGCGTTTCCGTGCGCATCCTTGCCGAACAGTTCCAGCCGACGAAATCGATGCGGCGCGTTCTCTCCATCAACAAGGATGTCGTCGCCACCGTTCATGCCGCGGAGCCATCCACCGAACAGTTCTCACTGTTTCGCCGCTATCTCGACCATCGGCACCAGTCAGGCGGCATGTCCGACATGTCGGCGCTCGACTATGCGATCATGATCGAAGACACGCACGTCAACACCCGCATCATCGAATACCGTGTGCGAGAGCCCGGCTCCGGCATCGATTCCAGCAAACGAGGTGAACTTCTCGCCGTAGCGCTGAGCGATGTGATGAGCGACGGGCTGTCGATGGTCTATTCCTTCTTCAACCCCGATCTAGAAAAGCGCTCGCTCGGCACTTTCATGATCATGGATCACATCACCCGCACACGCGCGCTCGGCCTGCCGCACGTCTATCTCGGCTACTGGGTCGATGGTTCTGAAAAGATGGGCTACAAGACGCGCTACCACCCGCAGGAGCATCTGACACCGCGTGGGTGGGAGGTTTATTTGCCTGCGGTAGAGACAGCCGAATAG
- a CDS encoding RDD family protein: MNLDQNPTYVAPDDWRAYSGVLSRRVFAFLIDYAIVLLLCIPAAVIVFFLGVITLGLGFFLYPALFVIVAVLYFGVTLSGPSQASPGMRAMGIAMARMDGRRIDFLLATVHIALFWIINSVLTPLILLAGLFTERSRLVHDFLLGTVMVRTY; the protein is encoded by the coding sequence ATGAACCTCGACCAGAACCCTACCTATGTCGCACCGGACGACTGGCGCGCCTATAGCGGCGTCCTGAGCCGACGGGTCTTCGCGTTCCTGATCGATTACGCGATCGTTCTCCTGCTGTGCATTCCAGCCGCCGTGATCGTCTTCTTTCTCGGCGTGATTACGCTGGGTCTCGGCTTCTTCCTCTATCCGGCCCTGTTCGTCATCGTCGCGGTACTTTATTTCGGCGTAACGCTCAGCGGCCCGTCGCAGGCCTCACCCGGCATGCGGGCGATGGGCATCGCGATGGCGCGCATGGACGGACGGCGAATCGATTTCCTTCTGGCCACCGTGCACATTGCGCTTTTCTGGATCATCAACTCGGTTTTGACGCCGCTTATCCTGCTTGCAGGCCTGTTTACGGAGCGCTCGCGCCTCGTTCACGACTTCCTGCTCGGCACCGTCATGGTCAGAACCTACTGA
- the hemB gene encoding porphobilinogen synthase: MQDKTHLVDAITGHRRMRRNRKADWTRRLVQESRLTVDDLIWPVFIVPGSNILDPIPAMPGVNRMSVDKLVEAAKEAADLGIPAIATFPNIEMDLRDETGSNALEANNLINQATIAVKKAVPNIGMITDVALDPFTSHGHDGILRGDEIVNDETVDQVVRAAILQADAGSDIISPSEMMDGRIGAIRRGLDAAGHQNVGIMAYATKFSSGYYGPYREAISTAGLLKGDKNSYYISPANGMEAIRDAALDVEEGADMLMVKPGLPYLDICWRLKENFGLPTFAYQVSGEYTQIKAAAMHGWIDGERVMMETLLCFKRAGCDGILSYFAVEAARKLAKG, translated from the coding sequence ATGCAGGACAAAACGCATCTGGTCGACGCGATCACCGGCCATCGCCGCATGCGCCGCAATCGCAAGGCCGACTGGACTCGCCGTCTGGTTCAGGAAAGCCGCCTGACCGTCGATGATCTCATCTGGCCGGTCTTCATCGTACCGGGCAGCAATATCCTCGATCCCATACCGGCGATGCCCGGCGTAAACCGCATGAGTGTCGATAAGCTGGTCGAAGCGGCGAAGGAAGCCGCCGATCTCGGCATTCCGGCGATTGCGACCTTCCCGAATATCGAGATGGACTTGCGCGACGAGACCGGCTCGAATGCGCTCGAGGCCAACAACCTCATTAATCAGGCGACCATCGCGGTCAAAAAAGCGGTTCCGAATATCGGCATGATTACCGATGTTGCGCTCGATCCCTTCACCAGCCATGGGCATGACGGCATTCTGCGCGGCGACGAAATCGTCAATGACGAGACCGTGGACCAGGTCGTTCGTGCTGCAATCCTTCAGGCCGATGCCGGTTCGGACATTATTTCTCCGTCCGAGATGATGGATGGCCGCATCGGCGCCATCCGCCGCGGCCTGGATGCGGCCGGGCACCAGAACGTCGGCATCATGGCCTATGCCACGAAATTCTCCTCCGGCTATTACGGTCCGTATCGCGAGGCCATTTCGACGGCCGGACTGCTGAAGGGGGACAAGAACAGTTATTACATCAGCCCCGCCAACGGCATGGAGGCGATCCGCGACGCAGCGCTCGACGTGGAAGAAGGTGCTGACATGCTGATGGTCAAACCCGGCTTGCCCTATCTCGACATCTGTTGGCGGCTGAAAGAGAATTTCGGGCTGCCCACATTCGCCTATCAGGTGTCCGGTGAATATACCCAGATCAAGGCAGCGGCCATGCATGGCTGGATCGACGGCGAGCGCGTGATGATGGAAACGCTTCTCTGTTTCAAGCGTGCAGGCTGCGATGGCATTCTGAGCTATTTCGCAGTGGAAGCCGCGCGCAAACTCGCGAAGGGCTGA
- a CDS encoding DUF6163 family protein: MEPDSQPLPKRPLTEILFLVFMRLVAVSCFWFGLQYWAMLTGYSLGGHGRFDMLNLPWRVAGSALAVIFPVAALGLWLGASWGAVMWVLGAGTQIAMYKVWPYIFGANTLVPVMHGLVATIYILFLVAFWLDQRQNEERARIDLP, encoded by the coding sequence ATGGAACCTGATTCTCAACCTCTGCCGAAACGTCCGCTGACGGAAATCCTCTTTCTGGTCTTCATGAGGCTGGTCGCGGTTTCCTGTTTCTGGTTCGGCCTGCAATATTGGGCGATGCTGACGGGATATTCTCTCGGCGGGCATGGGCGGTTCGATATGCTTAACCTGCCATGGCGAGTGGCGGGTAGTGCGCTTGCGGTGATTTTCCCCGTCGCAGCGCTCGGTCTCTGGCTCGGCGCCTCCTGGGGGGCAGTCATGTGGGTCTTGGGTGCCGGCACCCAGATCGCCATGTATAAGGTGTGGCCATATATCTTCGGCGCCAACACGCTTGTACCCGTCATGCACGGTCTCGTGGCAACCATTTATATACTATTCCTGGTCGCTTTTTGGCTCGATCAGCGCCAGAATGAAGAGCGCGCAAGAATTGATTTACCATAA
- the ldtR gene encoding transcriptional regulator LdtR: MNSKAKPQAVVADAHEDTIRSLYMESLHLVERLHRRLLDVIKDEFDRQGRDDVNAVQALLLFNIGNSELTAGELRSRGYYLGSNVSYNVKKLVDLGLINHQRSRVDRRSVRISLTEKGQEIAETVAHLYERHVGSIEKVGGIGTGEFSEMNKLLQRLDRFWNDSIAYRL, encoded by the coding sequence ATCAATAGCAAAGCAAAGCCGCAGGCCGTTGTTGCCGACGCACATGAAGATACCATCCGTTCGCTCTACATGGAGTCGCTGCACCTGGTGGAACGTCTCCACCGCCGCCTCCTCGATGTCATCAAGGACGAGTTCGATCGTCAGGGTCGCGATGATGTCAACGCCGTTCAGGCGCTCCTGCTGTTCAACATCGGCAATTCCGAACTGACGGCCGGCGAGCTTCGTTCGCGTGGTTATTACCTCGGATCGAACGTCTCCTACAACGTCAAGAAGCTGGTAGACCTCGGTCTCATCAACCACCAGCGCTCGCGTGTCGACCGCCGCTCGGTCCGCATCAGCCTGACTGAAAAAGGCCAGGAAATCGCAGAAACGGTTGCTCACCTCTACGAGCGCCACGTCGGCTCGATCGAAAAGGTCGGCGGCATCGGCACCGGCGAGTTCTCCGAAATGAACAAGCTGCTGCAGCGCCTCGATCGCTTCTGGAACGACTCGATCGCTTATCGTCTCTAA
- a CDS encoding L,D-transpeptidase family protein, translating into MTKKSVSESVSRRALLRSAVSVGVAALAAPALAQNALNDLMGSSRRGNWDDQFDANSSRSAVGVVSNNPVLGREAPVYMQQAIMQYQQIVQNGGWPDVPVTQQRLQIGVSDPSVQALRQRLMVSGDLPREAGISSAFDSYVDGALKRFQARHGLPADGVSGEYTTKALNVSAQIRLAQLQTNLVRIQSMSGDLGQRHLMVNIPAAVIEAVENERVVLRNTAVVGRASRPTHVINSKIYEVILNPYWTAPRSIVEKDIVPLMQKDPTYLERNNIRLIDGKGQEVSPTAVDWFAPKAPNLMFRQDPGKINAMSSTKINFHNPNNEYMHDTPQQGLFNKLMRFESSGCVRVQNVRDLTSWLLRDTPGWSRQEMERVIATRVNTPIKLAQEVPVYFVYITAWSAKDGVVQFRDDIYEKDGNAELALNTTTGIEQPAGPVDDDLLPRN; encoded by the coding sequence ATGACAAAAAAATCCGTTTCCGAATCCGTATCGCGCCGTGCGCTTCTGCGCTCGGCTGTTTCCGTTGGTGTTGCCGCGCTTGCCGCGCCGGCCCTGGCGCAGAATGCGCTCAACGATCTCATGGGCTCATCGCGGCGCGGCAACTGGGATGACCAGTTCGACGCGAATTCGTCGCGTTCCGCCGTTGGCGTCGTTTCCAACAATCCGGTTCTCGGACGGGAAGCGCCTGTCTACATGCAGCAGGCGATCATGCAATATCAGCAGATCGTGCAGAATGGCGGCTGGCCGGACGTACCCGTCACCCAGCAGCGTCTCCAGATCGGCGTTTCCGATCCTTCCGTTCAGGCGCTTCGCCAGCGATTGATGGTTTCCGGCGACCTGCCGCGCGAAGCTGGCATTTCCAGCGCCTTCGATTCTTATGTCGATGGTGCGTTGAAGCGCTTCCAGGCCCGCCACGGCCTTCCCGCCGATGGTGTCAGCGGCGAATATACGACCAAGGCGCTCAATGTTTCGGCCCAGATCCGTCTGGCGCAGTTGCAGACCAACCTCGTGCGCATTCAGTCCATGTCCGGCGATCTCGGCCAGCGTCACCTGATGGTGAACATTCCGGCCGCTGTCATCGAGGCGGTTGAGAATGAGCGCGTCGTCCTGCGCAACACCGCCGTCGTCGGTCGCGCCAGCCGCCCGACGCACGTCATCAATTCCAAGATTTACGAAGTCATCCTCAACCCTTACTGGACAGCGCCGCGCTCGATCGTCGAAAAGGACATCGTGCCGCTGATGCAGAAGGACCCGACCTATCTGGAGCGGAACAACATCCGCCTCATCGACGGCAAGGGACAGGAAGTTTCGCCGACGGCGGTCGACTGGTTTGCGCCAAAGGCACCGAACCTGATGTTCCGCCAGGACCCCGGCAAGATCAACGCCATGTCCTCGACGAAGATCAACTTCCACAATCCGAACAACGAATATATGCACGACACGCCGCAGCAGGGTCTGTTCAACAAGCTGATGCGGTTCGAATCGTCCGGCTGCGTGCGCGTACAGAACGTGCGAGACCTCACAAGCTGGCTGCTGCGCGACACGCCCGGCTGGTCGCGTCAGGAAATGGAACGCGTCATCGCCACCCGCGTCAACACACCGATCAAGCTGGCGCAGGAAGTGCCTGTCTATTTCGTCTATATCACCGCATGGTCGGCGAAGGACGGCGTGGTGCAGTTCCGCGACGACATCTATGAAAAGGACGGCAACGCCGAACTGGCGCTCAACACCACCACCGGCATCGAACAGCCGGCTGGACCTGTCGACGACGACCTGTTGCCGCGCAACTGA
- the glyA gene encoding serine hydroxymethyltransferase translates to MSNTDAFFSRPLAEVDPDIFGAIEKELGRQRHEIELIASENIVSRAVLEAQGSIMTNKYAEGYPGKRYYGGCQFVDIAEELAIERAKKLFGVNFANVQPNSGSQMNQAVFLALLQPGDTFMGLDLNSGGHLTHGSPVNMSGKWFNVVSYGVREGDNLLDMDEVERKAKETRPKLILAGGTAYSRIWDWKRFREIADEVGAYLMVDMAHIAGLVAGGQHPSPFPHCHVATTTTHKSLRGPRGGMILTNDEDLAKKFNSAVFPGLQGGPLMHVIAAKAVAFGEALQPEFKDYAAQVVKNAKALAETLIEGGLDVVSGGTDNHLMLVDLRKKNATGKRAEAALGRAYVTCNKNGIPFDPEKPFVTSGVRLGTPAGTTRGFKEAEFREIGKLIVEVLDGLKVANSDEGNAAVEAAVREKVVGLTDRFPMYPYM, encoded by the coding sequence ATGTCGAACACAGATGCTTTCTTCTCCCGTCCGCTTGCCGAAGTCGATCCGGATATTTTCGGCGCGATCGAGAAGGAACTGGGTCGCCAGCGCCACGAGATCGAACTGATCGCCTCGGAAAACATCGTTTCCCGCGCTGTGCTTGAAGCGCAGGGTTCGATCATGACCAACAAATATGCCGAAGGTTATCCGGGCAAGCGTTATTACGGCGGCTGCCAGTTCGTAGACATTGCTGAAGAGCTTGCCATCGAGCGCGCCAAGAAGCTGTTCGGCGTCAACTTCGCCAACGTCCAGCCAAATTCCGGTTCGCAGATGAACCAGGCCGTGTTCCTCGCGCTGCTCCAGCCGGGCGACACCTTCATGGGTCTCGACCTGAACTCCGGAGGCCATCTCACGCACGGTTCGCCGGTCAACATGTCCGGCAAGTGGTTCAACGTCGTGTCTTACGGCGTGCGCGAAGGCGACAACCTGCTCGACATGGACGAGGTGGAGCGCAAAGCCAAGGAAACCCGGCCGAAGCTTATCCTTGCTGGCGGCACCGCCTATTCCCGTATCTGGGACTGGAAGCGCTTCCGAGAGATCGCCGATGAAGTCGGCGCCTATCTGATGGTCGATATGGCCCACATCGCTGGTCTCGTTGCCGGTGGCCAGCATCCGTCGCCGTTCCCGCATTGCCACGTTGCCACCACGACGACGCACAAGTCGTTGCGCGGCCCGCGTGGCGGCATGATCCTCACCAATGACGAGGATCTGGCCAAGAAGTTCAACTCCGCCGTTTTCCCCGGCCTGCAGGGCGGTCCGCTGATGCACGTCATCGCCGCAAAGGCAGTTGCCTTCGGTGAAGCTTTGCAGCCGGAATTCAAGGATTACGCCGCACAGGTCGTCAAGAACGCCAAGGCGCTTGCCGAAACGCTGATCGAAGGTGGTCTTGATGTCGTCTCCGGCGGCACCGACAACCACCTGATGCTGGTTGACCTTCGCAAGAAGAACGCCACCGGCAAGCGTGCTGAAGCAGCTCTCGGTCGCGCCTACGTCACCTGCAACAAGAACGGCATTCCTTTCGATCCGGAAAAGCCCTTCGTCACCTCGGGTGTGCGTCTCGGCACGCCGGCTGGCACGACGCGCGGTTTCAAGGAAGCGGAATTCCGCGAAATCGGCAAGCTGATCGTCGAGGTTCTCGATGGTCTGAAGGTCGCCAATTCGGATGAGGGCAACGCTGCTGTTGAAGCTGCGGTGCGCGAAAAGGTCGTCGGCCTGACTGACCGTTTCCCGATGTATCCGTACATGTAA